One region of Euzebya rosea genomic DNA includes:
- a CDS encoding shikimate dehydrogenase family protein, with amino-acid sequence MAADPSGPRPPATTAATRLLVVLGHPVGHSLSPTLHSAAIAAAGHDAVYLAVDVPPEQITAAIAGLRTLGFLGANVTIPHKHAALDAADEATEEARFIGAANTLFWEGERLVADNTDAAGLRGVLADDCGLRPGDPVTIVGSGGAARAAAVACGRLGAATSVHARRPDAAEAIADLAVRAGGVVPSNTDPRVVINATPLGRHGEPLPNPFMGLGPGRVALDLNYGTPSPFLTSAREAGGRAVDGVGMLVGQAEAAFARWFGARPPAGVMAAALPR; translated from the coding sequence GTGGCGGCTGACCCCAGCGGCCCACGCCCGCCCGCGACGACGGCCGCCACCCGGCTGCTCGTCGTCCTCGGGCATCCGGTCGGCCACTCGTTGTCGCCGACCCTGCACTCCGCGGCGATCGCGGCGGCCGGTCACGACGCGGTCTACCTGGCCGTCGACGTGCCCCCCGAGCAGATCACCGCGGCGATCGCCGGGCTGCGCACCCTCGGTTTCCTCGGCGCCAACGTCACCATCCCCCACAAGCACGCAGCCCTGGACGCGGCCGACGAGGCGACGGAGGAAGCCCGCTTCATCGGCGCGGCCAACACGTTGTTCTGGGAGGGGGAGCGGCTGGTGGCCGACAACACCGACGCCGCAGGGCTCCGTGGGGTCCTGGCCGACGACTGCGGGCTTCGGCCCGGCGACCCGGTGACCATCGTCGGCTCGGGCGGCGCCGCGCGTGCCGCCGCGGTGGCCTGCGGCCGCCTGGGCGCGGCCACGTCCGTGCACGCCCGCCGACCGGACGCCGCCGAGGCGATCGCCGACCTGGCCGTCCGCGCCGGAGGCGTGGTCCCGTCGAACACCGACCCCCGCGTCGTCATCAACGCCACACCGCTCGGCCGGCACGGCGAGCCACTGCCCAACCCGTTCATGGGGCTCGGCCCCGGGCGGGTAGCGCTGGACCTCAACTACGGCACCCCCTCGCCCTTCCTCACCTCCGCAAGGGAGGCCGGCGGACGAGCCGTGGACGGGGTCGGCATGCTCGTCGGCCAGGCGGAAGCGGCGTTCGCCCGCTGGTTCGGCGCCCGACCGCCGGCCGGGGTGATGGCCGCCGCGCTGCCCCGCTGA